One genomic segment of Stenotrophomonas sp. 704A1 includes these proteins:
- a CDS encoding protein-L-isoaspartate O-methyltransferase family protein, protein MTIDYAHARELMVEQQIRPWDVLDIKVLDVLARLPREAFVADAHRALAYADVELPIGNGQKMMKPVIEGRTLQALDLQPGDEVLEIGTGSGFLSACIGALARDVLSLEIDPELAAAARARLDASGLGTNVRVEVADALGWQTERRFDVICVTGAVNVVPSQFASWLRPGGRLFVIQGRSPAMEALLVKADGSTESLFETDIDYLRGAAPAPQFHL, encoded by the coding sequence ATGACGATTGATTACGCCCACGCCCGCGAACTGATGGTGGAACAGCAGATCCGTCCCTGGGACGTGCTGGACATCAAGGTGCTCGACGTCCTGGCCCGCCTGCCGCGCGAGGCCTTCGTCGCCGACGCGCACCGGGCGCTGGCCTACGCCGATGTTGAACTGCCGATCGGCAATGGCCAGAAGATGATGAAGCCGGTCATCGAGGGCCGTACCCTGCAGGCACTGGACCTGCAGCCGGGTGACGAAGTGCTGGAAATCGGCACCGGCAGTGGTTTCCTGTCGGCCTGCATCGGCGCGCTGGCGCGCGACGTGCTGAGCCTGGAGATCGATCCGGAACTGGCTGCTGCTGCGCGCGCCCGCCTGGATGCATCGGGCCTGGGCACCAACGTGCGCGTGGAAGTGGCCGATGCGCTGGGCTGGCAGACCGAGCGCCGCTTCGATGTGATCTGTGTCACTGGCGCCGTCAACGTGGTGCCGTCACAGTTTGCTTCGTGGTTGCGTCCGGGGGGTCGCCTGTTCGTCATCCAGGGCCGTTCGCCGGCGATGGAAGCACTGCTGGTGAAGGCCGACGGCAGCACCGAATCGCTGTTCGAGACCGATATCGATTACCTGCGTGGTGCCGCCCCGGCCCCCCAGTTCCACCTCTGA
- a CDS encoding TolC family outer membrane protein codes for MIRRSLAVALATALLPLSAHAADLLQVYEMARNGDPQLAAAESTRLYDKEGAVQARAALLPQINGQAQLSRTRTEADHDANSGTVTSKRRNYTIDGSQTLFNWTQINNLRSQRELSKAADFTLDSANDNLIVRTSAAYFNVLVAIESLNAAQTNEAAAKKQFDFADKRLEVGLAPITDVHEARAQYDQARANTIVAQNTLADNYQALTELTGQPVMNLKGLPADFRPEVPANRGNIDELVQQASSQNPALKAQELKVSAAEAGVQAARGGHYPTLSLGGSWGKSATWGDSVGASSLSPDARTNSIGLTLSVPIFSGGATQSGVRQALAQRDIAQDGYEQQKRALDRNTRNAYQTLVQGISEVEARRLAVVSAQSAYDASQVGLEVGTRTVLDVIQNQRILFSAQLDYAQARYTFLQNRLLLSQSLGALDVAELQDINRLLTLDAGNPATTTR; via the coding sequence ATGATCCGCCGATCCCTCGCTGTTGCGCTGGCCACTGCCCTGCTGCCGCTGTCTGCCCATGCCGCCGACCTGCTGCAGGTCTATGAAATGGCGCGCAATGGCGATCCGCAGCTGGCCGCCGCCGAATCGACCCGGCTGTACGACAAGGAAGGCGCCGTGCAGGCGCGCGCTGCCCTGCTGCCGCAGATCAACGGCCAGGCCCAGCTGAGCCGCACCCGTACCGAAGCCGACCACGATGCCAATTCCGGCACGGTCACCAGCAAGCGCCGCAACTACACGATCGACGGCTCGCAGACGCTGTTCAACTGGACCCAGATCAACAACCTGCGTTCGCAGCGCGAACTGAGCAAGGCGGCTGACTTCACCCTGGATTCGGCCAACGACAACCTGATCGTGCGCACCTCGGCGGCGTACTTCAACGTGCTGGTGGCGATCGAATCGCTGAACGCCGCACAGACCAACGAAGCCGCCGCGAAGAAGCAGTTCGACTTCGCCGACAAGCGCCTGGAAGTGGGCCTGGCGCCGATCACCGACGTGCATGAAGCGCGTGCCCAGTACGACCAGGCGCGCGCCAACACCATCGTTGCGCAGAACACCCTGGCCGACAACTACCAGGCCCTGACCGAACTGACCGGCCAGCCGGTGATGAACCTCAAGGGCCTGCCGGCCGACTTCCGTCCGGAAGTGCCGGCCAATCGCGGCAACATCGACGAACTGGTGCAGCAGGCCAGCAGCCAGAACCCGGCGCTGAAGGCGCAGGAGCTGAAGGTCAGTGCGGCTGAAGCCGGCGTACAGGCCGCCCGCGGCGGTCACTACCCGACCCTGTCGCTGGGCGGCAGCTGGGGCAAGAGCGCAACCTGGGGCGACAGCGTCGGTGCCAGCTCGCTGTCTCCGGATGCGCGTACCAACAGCATCGGCCTGACCCTGAGCGTGCCGATCTTCTCCGGCGGCGCGACCCAGTCCGGCGTGCGCCAGGCACTGGCCCAGCGTGATATCGCCCAGGACGGTTACGAGCAGCAGAAGCGCGCCCTGGACCGCAACACCCGCAACGCTTACCAGACCCTGGTGCAGGGCATCAGCGAAGTGGAAGCACGCCGCCTGGCGGTGGTGTCGGCACAGAGCGCCTACGATGCGTCGCAGGTCGGCCTGGAAGTCGGCACGCGTACCGTGCTGGATGTGATCCAGAACCAGCGCATCCTGTTCTCGGCGCAGCTGGACTATGCGCAGGCGCGCTACACCTTCCTGCAGAACCGCCTGCTGTTGAGCCAGTCGCTGGGCGCACTGGACGTGGCCGAGCTGCAGGACATCAACCGCCTGCTGACCCTGGATGCAGGCAACCCGGCAACGACCACGCGCTGA
- a CDS encoding amino acid permease — translation MGGDNSDIAHASAACRTVGTDHLLVAALTLVMGGSVIALVGQYTAAQAGPAIVLSLLLAALGTLPMLYCLREAMRRSPAAGGLYALLHAAWGRRVAAALTILLVLELTLTVAGLAQSTSQHLQAATEAAGLVPGDGLPLPLAAALTLLPLGACAALWHPRPVLLLACALLTVKLGIGLLLLLLAARHVHYAHWIPWLPSAVAPYRFGLGGVLAASVPLLGILLGTGLLAGFAGLASRPRAQVSKAANGGVLGAMLLLMGLAALQSGLVEFAALASPRPLSVALQGLPQLQWLLPLLPLAGGAGLAALQLVLLLLAARLSGAVWPPAGRPARGTITLSLVLVAAVLAVWLPEGHLPQLPGAAALLVLAAVCMGTLRQLPAADGAVRSRRAAALRLLAPLAALLCLLPVLQRIPLPLLA, via the coding sequence ATGGGCGGCGACAACAGCGACATCGCGCATGCCAGTGCGGCGTGCCGGACCGTGGGTACCGATCACCTGCTGGTGGCAGCGCTGACGCTGGTGATGGGCGGCAGTGTGATCGCCCTGGTCGGCCAGTACACCGCGGCGCAGGCGGGGCCGGCCATCGTGCTGAGTCTGCTGTTGGCCGCGCTTGGCACGCTGCCGATGCTGTACTGCCTGCGCGAGGCGATGCGACGCAGTCCCGCCGCGGGCGGGCTGTATGCGCTGTTGCACGCAGCCTGGGGGCGGCGGGTGGCCGCTGCGCTGACGATCCTGCTGGTGCTGGAGCTGACCCTCACCGTGGCCGGCCTGGCGCAATCCACATCGCAGCACCTGCAGGCTGCCACTGAAGCCGCAGGCCTCGTTCCGGGGGATGGGCTGCCGCTGCCGCTGGCGGCGGCACTGACGCTGCTGCCACTGGGTGCCTGCGCCGCGCTGTGGCATCCACGCCCTGTGTTGCTGCTGGCCTGCGCACTGCTGACGGTGAAGCTCGGCATCGGTCTGCTGCTGTTGCTGCTGGCGGCGCGCCACGTGCACTACGCACACTGGATTCCGTGGCTCCCTTCGGCGGTGGCGCCCTATCGCTTCGGGCTGGGCGGTGTGCTGGCGGCCAGCGTGCCCCTGCTGGGCATCCTGCTGGGCACCGGGCTGTTGGCCGGGTTCGCCGGGCTGGCGTCGCGCCCACGTGCGCAGGTGTCCAAGGCGGCCAACGGGGGCGTGCTGGGGGCGATGCTGCTGCTGATGGGACTGGCCGCGCTGCAGTCGGGTCTGGTCGAATTCGCCGCGCTGGCCAGTCCCCGGCCGCTGTCCGTCGCGCTGCAGGGGCTGCCGCAACTGCAGTGGCTGTTGCCGTTGCTGCCGTTGGCCGGGGGCGCCGGGCTGGCGGCGCTGCAACTGGTCCTGCTGCTGTTGGCGGCGCGGTTGAGCGGCGCGGTCTGGCCGCCGGCGGGCAGGCCGGCACGGGGCACGATCACCCTGTCACTGGTGCTGGTTGCTGCCGTGCTGGCGGTGTGGCTGCCCGAAGGCCATCTGCCGCAACTGCCTGGCGCGGCCGCGCTGCTGGTGCTGGCGGCGGTGTGCATGGGGACGCTGCGTCAGCTGCCCGCGGCCGATGGCGCGGTCCGGTCGCGGCGGGCTGCCGCACTGCGGTTGCTTGCTCCGCTGGCCGCGCTGCTGTGCCTGTTGCCGGTGCTGCAACGGATCCCTCTGCCGCTGCTGGCGTGA
- the waaA gene encoding lipid IV(A) 3-deoxy-D-manno-octulosonic acid transferase has translation MRKDPVEWILRGLYSAVLYILLPITVYHLVWRGFRVREYFRRWDERYASYPQPTGQPRVWLHAVSVGEVNAAAPLVNALREQRPDIRWVITTITPTGSERVRALWGDALDHVYLPYDVPGSVNRFLGHFQPSLALILETELWPNMLFGCRDRRIPVYILNARLSARSLRGYRVLAALIRRALRTVTCVAAQSQDDAARFVQLGAAPEQVQALGNLKFDIATPDVQPFIAQFHAHLPTPRPVWIAASTHEGEEQAVIDLHRRLCQRHPDLLLLWAPRHPERFPRVEALAREQGWNVATRRAQQWPEAGSDVFVIDTLGELMPFYGCAQVAFVGGSLQSIGGHNLLEPAAMGTPAVTGPHLHNFAEISRRMREAGALLIGEDVQAVGDLLQRLLDDAPARQDMARAGCALVSNGRGALQRTLALVAPHLPPPRG, from the coding sequence ATGCGCAAAGACCCTGTCGAATGGATCCTGCGCGGCCTGTATTCGGCCGTGCTCTACATCCTGCTGCCGATCACGGTGTACCACCTGGTGTGGCGGGGTTTCCGGGTCCGCGAGTACTTCCGGCGCTGGGACGAGCGTTACGCCTCCTACCCGCAGCCGACCGGCCAGCCGCGGGTCTGGCTGCATGCGGTGTCGGTGGGCGAGGTCAATGCCGCCGCGCCGCTGGTCAATGCGTTGCGTGAGCAGCGCCCGGACATCCGCTGGGTCATCACCACCATCACCCCGACCGGCTCCGAACGGGTACGCGCCCTGTGGGGCGATGCCCTCGACCACGTCTATCTGCCCTACGACGTGCCCGGCAGCGTCAACCGTTTCCTTGGCCACTTCCAGCCCAGCCTGGCGCTGATCCTGGAAACCGAGCTGTGGCCGAACATGCTATTCGGCTGCCGCGACCGCCGCATTCCGGTCTACATCCTCAATGCGCGCCTGTCGGCACGCTCGCTGCGCGGCTACCGGGTGCTGGCAGCGCTGATCCGCCGCGCGCTGCGCACGGTCACCTGCGTGGCGGCGCAGTCGCAGGATGACGCTGCACGCTTCGTGCAGCTGGGTGCCGCGCCGGAACAGGTGCAGGCGCTGGGCAACCTGAAGTTCGACATCGCCACCCCGGATGTCCAGCCCTTCATCGCCCAGTTCCACGCCCACCTGCCCACGCCGCGTCCGGTCTGGATCGCGGCCAGTACCCATGAGGGCGAGGAGCAGGCGGTGATCGACCTGCACCGGCGGCTGTGCCAGCGCCACCCGGATCTACTGCTGCTGTGGGCGCCGCGTCACCCCGAGCGTTTTCCGCGGGTCGAGGCACTGGCCCGGGAGCAGGGCTGGAACGTGGCGACGCGCCGTGCCCAGCAGTGGCCGGAGGCGGGCAGTGATGTGTTCGTCATCGATACGCTGGGCGAGCTGATGCCCTTCTACGGGTGCGCACAGGTGGCCTTCGTCGGCGGCAGCCTGCAGTCGATCGGCGGCCACAACCTGCTGGAACCCGCAGCGATGGGGACCCCGGCGGTGACCGGCCCGCACCTGCACAACTTCGCCGAGATCTCGCGGCGCATGCGCGAGGCCGGCGCGCTGCTGATCGGCGAAGACGTGCAGGCGGTCGGCGATCTGCTGCAGCGTCTGCTCGACGATGCGCCGGCGCGCCAGGACATGGCGCGGGCCGGCTGTGCGCTGGTCAGCAATGGACGCGGTGCGCTGCAGCGCACGCTGGCGCTGGTGGCGCCGCATCTGCCGCCGCCGCGCGGCTGA
- a CDS encoding LpxL/LpxP family Kdo(2)-lipid IV(A) lauroyl/palmitoleoyl acyltransferase produces MSDASTAVRPSLRDPRNWPMFAAMLGAFAIARLPWLLQRALGRGVGWVSWRLLGSRRRAAEVNLRLCFPEKDEAWRQRLVRDSFDALGVGVFECIRAWWGSIDRLRPQVRIEGLEHLRRMQAEGRGVLLVSGHFMTLEMCGRLLCDYVDLSGMYRKHKNPVYEWAVKFGRLRYAKAMYANEDIRATVRHLKKGGFLWYAPDQDMRGKDTVFVPFFGHTASTITATHQLARMTGCAVIPYFHRREGGKYFLKIGAPLENFPSEDVEADTTRVNQAIEQMVREAPDQYLWIHRRFKRQPGGRSDFYT; encoded by the coding sequence ATGTCCGATGCCTCTACCGCCGTCCGCCCGTCGCTGCGCGATCCCCGCAACTGGCCGATGTTCGCCGCCATGCTCGGTGCCTTCGCCATTGCCCGTCTGCCGTGGCTGCTGCAGCGGGCGCTGGGGCGCGGCGTTGGCTGGGTGAGCTGGCGCCTGCTCGGCAGCCGCCGCCGCGCCGCCGAAGTCAATCTCAGGCTCTGCTTCCCGGAAAAGGACGAGGCCTGGCGCCAGCGCCTGGTGCGCGACAGCTTCGACGCCCTGGGCGTGGGCGTGTTCGAGTGCATCCGCGCGTGGTGGGGCAGCATCGACCGCCTCCGCCCGCAGGTGCGGATCGAGGGCCTGGAACACCTGCGGCGGATGCAGGCTGAAGGCCGCGGCGTGCTGCTGGTCTCCGGCCACTTCATGACCCTGGAAATGTGCGGCCGCCTGCTGTGCGACTACGTCGATCTGTCGGGCATGTACCGCAAGCACAAGAACCCGGTCTACGAGTGGGCGGTGAAGTTCGGCCGCCTGCGCTACGCCAAGGCGATGTACGCCAACGAGGACATCCGCGCCACCGTGCGTCACCTGAAGAAGGGCGGCTTCCTGTGGTACGCGCCGGACCAGGACATGCGCGGCAAGGACACCGTGTTCGTGCCGTTCTTCGGCCATACCGCGTCCACCATCACCGCCACCCACCAGCTGGCACGGATGACCGGCTGTGCGGTGATTCCGTACTTCCACCGCCGCGAGGGCGGCAAGTACTTCCTGAAGATCGGCGCACCGCTGGAGAACTTCCCCAGCGAAGACGTCGAGGCCGATACCACGCGGGTCAACCAGGCCATCGAGCAGATGGTGCGCGAGGCACCGGACCAGTACCTGTGGATCCATCGCCGCTTCAAGCGCCAGCCGGGCGGCCGGAGTGATTTCTACACGTAG
- a CDS encoding O-antigen ligase family protein has protein sequence MPISPADAASSARDERAGRWAPWWVLAYVALWPLPGIAEGVLGLGALYAATRMVMRRLQHRPHLLSPAAWALTSILFLGYWLPQALSAVDAVDPSAAWTKAAAGLRYLPFMWLVAIAVATPQRRRLTLGGLALITGLWTLDALVQAVAGSSPWFWSLQQIKLAISGHGLCPPQEAALADRLSGALGPCNLKFGQVLASLSAFLLLPAARRFGTAGWLLATVAVGVALLLAGSRASWITFGLVVLYSGLRQLGWKRLGLLVLAGLLGAGALVSGVPQLRERVARTALAWDGGEDGVEQALSGRTRIWSAAVCMIEAHPLNGVGARGFRDAYPHCVAEQGDAVWGEAPALHAHQIVLEILAETGVLGLLLWLAAAAQAWRAWRFAPATARERARPAMLALAVTVFPLNTHLAFYSTFWGGLTVLLAGLFVGTLLAREPEELAPTI, from the coding sequence ATGCCGATCTCGCCGGCTGACGCCGCGTCGTCCGCGCGCGACGAGCGTGCCGGGCGCTGGGCACCCTGGTGGGTGCTGGCCTACGTCGCGTTGTGGCCGCTGCCGGGCATCGCCGAAGGCGTGCTGGGTCTGGGCGCGTTGTACGCCGCCACGCGCATGGTCATGCGCAGGCTGCAGCATCGCCCGCATCTGCTGAGCCCGGCGGCCTGGGCGCTGACGTCGATCCTGTTCCTCGGCTACTGGCTGCCGCAGGCGCTGTCCGCCGTCGATGCCGTCGATCCCTCGGCCGCGTGGACCAAGGCGGCCGCCGGACTGCGCTATCTGCCCTTCATGTGGCTGGTGGCGATCGCCGTTGCCACCCCGCAGCGGCGGCGATTGACCCTGGGTGGGCTGGCGCTGATCACCGGGCTGTGGACGCTGGATGCGCTGGTGCAGGCCGTGGCCGGCAGCAGCCCGTGGTTCTGGTCGCTGCAGCAGATCAAGCTGGCCATCAGCGGGCATGGCCTGTGCCCGCCCCAGGAAGCCGCGCTGGCTGACCGCCTCAGCGGTGCGCTCGGGCCGTGCAATCTCAAGTTCGGCCAGGTGCTGGCCAGCCTGTCTGCATTCCTGCTGCTGCCAGCGGCGCGCCGCTTCGGCACGGCCGGCTGGTTGCTGGCCACCGTCGCGGTGGGCGTGGCACTGCTGTTGGCCGGCTCGCGCGCGTCCTGGATCACCTTCGGTCTGGTGGTGCTCTACAGCGGCCTGCGCCAGCTGGGCTGGAAGCGGCTCGGCCTGCTGGTGCTGGCCGGGCTGCTCGGTGCCGGCGCGCTGGTCTCGGGCGTGCCGCAGCTGCGCGAACGCGTGGCGCGCACGGCGCTGGCCTGGGACGGGGGCGAGGACGGCGTCGAGCAGGCGCTGTCCGGGCGCACCCGCATCTGGTCGGCTGCGGTCTGCATGATCGAAGCGCATCCGCTCAACGGCGTCGGCGCACGCGGCTTCCGCGATGCCTATCCGCACTGCGTGGCCGAGCAGGGCGATGCCGTGTGGGGCGAAGCGCCGGCCCTGCATGCGCACCAGATCGTGCTGGAAATCCTCGCCGAAACCGGTGTGCTCGGGTTGCTGCTGTGGCTGGCCGCGGCCGCCCAGGCCTGGCGCGCGTGGCGCTTCGCACCGGCCACCGCGCGCGAACGCGCACGGCCCGCGATGCTGGCGCTGGCGGTCACCGTGTTTCCGCTCAACACCCATCTGGCGTTCTATTCCACGTTCTGGGGCGGGTTGACCGTGCTGCTGGCCGGGCTGTTCGTCGGCACCCTGCTGGCGCGCGAACCGGAAGAGCTGGCGCCGACGATCTGA
- a CDS encoding glycosyltransferase — protein MRRLTVVQLLPALHSGGVERSTLEIAAALVAAGQRALVVSAGGRLVQPLLDSGAEHLTLDIGRKSLLTLRHLPTLRRLFTDVGADIVHARSRLPAWLGLSAIRAMPAAQRPHWVTTVHGLNSPSRYSAVMTSGERVICVSNSVRDYVQRHYPTVPEAKLQVIPRGVDVAQFPRVARADRRPRLALAADHPWLPQVEGPLLLLPGRGTRLKGHAHALQLLADVRAAGVPAQLWMLGTDEPGREAYLAELRRQATELGVDAAVHISPPTARIAQAYAASDLVLQLSDKPEAFGRTVVEALSVGRPVLGWDHGGVGELLQQLQPSGAVPHGDAQALGERALALLAQPPSLPGRIPFTLQAMQRDTLRLYADLAG, from the coding sequence ATGCGCCGATTGACCGTGGTGCAGTTGCTGCCGGCGCTGCACTCCGGCGGTGTCGAGCGCTCGACCCTTGAAATTGCTGCGGCGCTGGTCGCTGCCGGCCAACGTGCGCTGGTGGTCTCGGCCGGCGGCCGGCTGGTGCAACCGCTGCTGGACAGCGGCGCCGAGCACCTCACCCTGGATATCGGCCGCAAGTCGCTGCTGACGCTGCGTCACCTGCCGACCCTGCGGCGGCTGTTCACCGACGTGGGGGCCGATATCGTGCATGCGCGCTCGCGGCTGCCGGCCTGGCTGGGCCTGTCTGCGATCCGCGCGATGCCGGCCGCGCAGCGGCCCCACTGGGTGACCACCGTGCACGGGCTCAATTCGCCCAGCCGCTACAGCGCGGTGATGACCAGTGGCGAGCGCGTGATCTGCGTGTCCAACAGCGTGCGCGATTACGTGCAGCGGCACTATCCCACCGTGCCCGAAGCAAAGCTGCAGGTGATTCCGCGTGGCGTGGATGTCGCCCAGTTCCCGCGCGTAGCGCGCGCCGACCGGCGGCCGCGGCTGGCGTTGGCCGCCGACCACCCCTGGTTACCGCAGGTCGAAGGGCCGTTGCTGCTGCTGCCCGGCCGCGGTACCCGCCTGAAAGGCCATGCACACGCCCTGCAGCTGTTGGCCGATGTCCGCGCCGCAGGCGTGCCGGCGCAGCTGTGGATGCTGGGCACCGACGAGCCGGGCCGCGAGGCCTACCTGGCCGAGCTGCGCAGACAGGCGACGGAGCTGGGCGTGGACGCCGCCGTACACATCAGCCCGCCGACCGCCCGCATCGCCCAGGCGTATGCGGCGAGCGATCTGGTGCTGCAGTTGTCCGACAAGCCCGAGGCCTTCGGCCGTACCGTGGTGGAAGCGCTGTCGGTCGGCCGCCCGGTACTGGGCTGGGACCATGGCGGCGTGGGTGAGCTGCTGCAGCAGCTGCAGCCCAGTGGCGCCGTGCCACATGGCGATGCGCAGGCGCTGGGTGAACGTGCGCTGGCCCTGCTGGCGCAACCGCCGTCACTGCCGGGCCGTATCCCGTTTACCCTGCAGGCCATGCAGCGTGACACCCTCCGCCTTTATGCCGATCTCGCCGGCTGA
- a CDS encoding zinc-finger domain-containing protein yields the protein MSHTATAPANAEKRYTVHRSDLPLSCPTPEMALWNSHPRVYLPIEDEPNGEAKCAYCGAVFVLAD from the coding sequence ATGAGCCATACCGCCACCGCGCCCGCCAACGCCGAAAAGCGCTACACCGTGCACCGCAGCGATCTGCCGCTGAGCTGCCCGACCCCGGAAATGGCGCTGTGGAACTCGCATCCGCGGGTGTATCTGCCGATCGAAGACGAGCCCAATGGCGAAGCGAAGTGCGCGTACTGCGGCGCCGTGTTCGTGCTGGCGGACTAA